TCACGGACGTGCTCGCTTTTTTGCCGCAGCCCGCCGCAGCGGCCGGTATCAGCAATGCAAGCAGAATTATCAGTGTTTTTTTCATAGTTGATCACCCCTTCTTTATGTTGCTCCGCGGTCCTTTTCATCTGCGAAACACCGTGTCCGGATTGCTCCGAACACTGTTCTTTTTCCCTTTTCTGCCTTTATTGCATGCGCCTCTTCAGCGTTTTTCTATCTCAGCCAGTTCTTTATAATTTTTTTCAAGAGACCGATAAATACGTTGGTATAATCCGTAAAACGAACTGTACTTCGCGGTGTTTCCCGGATTCGGCAAAATCGAGGCGCAATCATGCACCGCTGCCTCACAAGCCTCCGGAATCGATTTGTAAATCCCGCTTCCGACGCCCGCAAGCAGAGCAACGCCCAACGCGGGGCCTTCATCCGTGACTAATGTCCGAAGCTCGCAGTCAAAACAATCTGCGATAATCTGTTTCCAGAGCGCGCTTTTTGCCCCTCCGCCCGCCACCCGTACAAAGTCCGTCTTGATACCGAGGTCACGGATAATCGACAGCGAATCGCACAGTGAAAACGCAACGCCTTCAAGTACCGAGCGAATCATCTCCGCTCTTCCGTGCGCAGCCGAAAGCCCAAAGAAAACACCCCGGCAATCGGGGTTGCGGTGCGGAGTGCGCTCCCCCATCAGATAAGGCAGATAAATCAATCCATCCGCCCCTGCCGGCACTTTTTCCGCCATTTTGTCCATTAAATAATACGGGTCAACCTTCATCGAGCCCGCGGTTGAAATAACGTCTGTGAAAAAATTATCGCGCAGCCATTTCAACGAAAGCCCTGAGGCCTGCGCAACGCCCATCACGTGCCAGGTGTCGGGAATCGCATGGCAGAGCGTATGAATGCGCCCTTTCGGATCGACGAGCGGCTTATCCGCAACCGCGAAAACCACGCCCGAAGACCCCAACGCACAGCTGGCCGCACCGCTTTTTACAATGCCGCTTCCGATCGCTCCGGCGGCTTGATCGCCTCCTCCCCCCGCTACCGGCGTTCCGATCTCAAGTCCGGTCCGTTCGGCAGCTTTCTTGTTGACTTTTCCGCTGATCACGATTGATTCGAATACTTTCGGGAGCATTTTTTCGTCTATCTCAAGCGCTTTCAGCAGTCTTTCGCTCCATCTGCGCTTCGGAACATCGAGCAGCTGCATCCCGCCCGCGTCACTGACTTCTGTTGCGAATTCGCCGGTCAGCATATATCGGATATAATCTTTGGGCAGCATGATTTTAGAAACTTTCGCCCAAACCTGTGGCTCGTTTTCTTTGACCCAAAGGATTTTCGCCGCAGTAAAACCGGTCAACGCCGGATTTGCGGTGATTTCAATCAACGCTTTTTCACCGAGCAGCTCATTCAGCTCTTCGGCCTGCGCGCCGGTTCTCTGGTCGCACCAGATGATGCTGCGGCGCATAACCCTGTCCTCTTTGTCAAGCAGCACCAAACCGTGCATCTGTCC
This window of the Oscillospiraceae bacterium genome carries:
- the xylB gene encoding xylulokinase, with amino-acid sequence MYLLGIDIGTSATKTVLFTHDGKPAASASAEYPLYQPKNGWAEQDPADWWNAVGETVKKATAGIDTKEIDGVGLSGQMHGLVLLDKEDRVMRRSIIWCDQRTGAQAEELNELLGEKALIEITANPALTGFTAAKILWVKENEPQVWAKVSKIMLPKDYIRYMLTGEFATEVSDAGGMQLLDVPKRRWSERLLKALEIDEKMLPKVFESIVISGKVNKKAAERTGLEIGTPVAGGGGDQAAGAIGSGIVKSGAASCALGSSGVVFAVADKPLVDPKGRIHTLCHAIPDTWHVMGVAQASGLSLKWLRDNFFTDVISTAGSMKVDPYYLMDKMAEKVPAGADGLIYLPYLMGERTPHRNPDCRGVFFGLSAAHGRAEMIRSVLEGVAFSLCDSLSIIRDLGIKTDFVRVAGGGAKSALWKQIIADCFDCELRTLVTDEGPALGVALLAGVGSGIYKSIPEACEAAVHDCASILPNPGNTAKYSSFYGLYQRIYRSLEKNYKELAEIEKR